Proteins from one Thalassophryne amazonica chromosome 20, fThaAma1.1, whole genome shotgun sequence genomic window:
- the wipf3 gene encoding WAS/WASL-interacting protein family member 3, whose protein sequence is MPVPPPPPPVPPPPPPVPPPPPPPPLSAALPKPPSEPPKLQSGGGGGGRNALLADIQKGTRLKKVTQVNDRSAPVVAKPKASTGEASNSVGASQSSSGGMAPVGPSLGGLFAGGFPTLRSTGQRDTVGKIAGVSLSSSAASQKPLWNPPTLADTSSVPELHRVVDPGNVAYLPLATTSSAPPSPSHSSKHPSLHLGFLPVLPTPPPPPPTAPPPPPPPQASRPPPLPSCPPPPPPSQATKPTWLPIQQPHYAPPPPPSSVPPSTIHMDHLSGCVYPPPSSPLIDVPPQLSVLRDSSLGPPPPPPPPCLPAPITPSCPSTLPPPPLKIGPMHSQAPRSLPPSYPCNAPTRRPPAVPRSACVSRLAPPPAPPARSPNTELSNRIPPPPPPPMLPASLRNGHLRSLDDFESKFQFHPVEDLPPPEEFKPVPRIYPSKENRVNPKPPGVRTHLR, encoded by the exons ATGCCAGTGCCCCCTCCACCTCCCCCGGTGCCCCCTCCACCTCCCCCGGTGCCCCCTCCACCGCCACCCCCGCCGCTCAGCGCTGCCCTgccaaag CCTCCATCAGAGCCTCCTAagctccagtccggcggaggaggAGGTGGACGGAATGCCCTGTTGGCCGACATCCAGAAAGGAACCCGGCTCAAAAAAGTCACCCAGGTCAATGACCGCAGTGCCCCCGTTGTCGCTA AGCCCAAAGCGAGCACTGGAGAAGCATCCAACAGTGTTGGTGCTTCTCAGAGTTCATCAGGAGGGATGGCACCCGTAGGACCCTCTTTGGGTGGACTGTTTGCTGGAGGATTTCCCACGCTGAGGTCCACAGGACAAAGAGACACAGTGGGCAAGATCGCAGGTG TGTCTCTGTCCAGCTCCGCTGCCTCCCAGAAGCCTCTGTGGAATCCGCCCACTTTAGCCGACACGAGCAGCGTTCCTGAGCTTCATAGGGTGGTGGATCCAGGGAATGTCGCCTACCTCCCTCTAGCTACAACATCTTCTGCCCCACCCTCTCCCAGCCACAGCAGCAAACACCCGTCTCTTCACCTTGGTTTCTTACCTGTTCTTCCTACACCTCCGCCTCCACCACCCACTGCTCCTCCCCCGCCTCCCCCACCTCAAGCCAGCAGGCCTCCGCCTCTCCCGTCCTGTCCTCCACCTCCTCCGCCCTCACAAGCAACCAAACCCACTTGGCTCCCTATCCAGCAACCCCACTatgctcctccacctcctccgtCTTCAGTACCACCCTCCACTATTCACATGGACCACTTGTCAGGGTGCGTCTATCCCCCTCCCTCTTCCCCACTCATTGACGTACCACCTCAGTTATCTGTCCTGCGTGACAGCTCACTGggacctcctccacctcctccacctCCCTGTCTTCCAGCTCCTATCACCCCCTCTTGCCCATCCACCCTTCCTCCTCCGCCACTAAAGATTGGACCAATGCACTCGCAAGCCCCACGGTCTCTGCCGCCCTCGTACCCGTGCAACGCCCCCACCCGACGCCCACCTGCTGTACCCAGGAGTGCAT GTGTGAGTCGTTTAGCTCCACCTCCAGCACCACCAGCTCGTTCTCCCAACACGGAGCTGTCGAACCGCATTCCTCCCCCTCCGCCACCTCCAATGTTGCCAGCCAGTCTCAGGAATGGGCACCTGCGCAGCCTGG ATGACTTTGAATCAAAGTTCCAGTTCCACCCTGTAGAAGACTTGCCTCCTCCTGAAGAATTTAAGCCTGTCCCTCGGATCTACCCCAGCAAAGAAAACAGAG